One stretch of Mycolicibacterium fallax DNA includes these proteins:
- a CDS encoding MlaD family protein yields MLLRTSEERQTRILTRVGLAVLSVLALAAGLAVRLPLGGADAQHTLSIDTDYVGNGVTDGTPVLMHGIRIGQVATVTGRPGGGARLNLTLDPAAAAGLSTDLAMDYRPANYFGITGVHLSAGPAGGPALPDGARLTLDPRGNFTMPEFLSRLGALTDGVITPELVSVIDRATRYVDGLTPLLETVLLVTGAVAAVQTAPTGDLVRNAAGIAVAAPSFVDAVTNVAGRLDGAGLADLDEQFFTDRFLATIQLASTGLFGTVGTLLSSNVRNLLPATEVVQSLARPVPNIAATEQISESLVELRTRFERMYEGSGDQRALRVRVTLDQLPGLAAGLQAMGATP; encoded by the coding sequence ATGTTGCTGCGCACCTCCGAGGAACGCCAGACCCGGATCCTGACCCGGGTCGGGCTGGCCGTGCTGTCGGTCCTGGCGCTGGCGGCCGGGCTGGCCGTGCGGCTTCCGCTCGGCGGCGCCGATGCCCAGCACACGCTGAGCATCGACACCGACTACGTCGGCAACGGCGTCACCGACGGCACCCCGGTGCTGATGCACGGGATCCGGATCGGGCAGGTCGCCACGGTCACCGGCCGGCCCGGCGGCGGCGCCCGGCTGAACCTGACGCTGGACCCGGCGGCCGCCGCCGGCCTGAGCACCGACCTGGCGATGGACTACCGCCCGGCGAACTATTTCGGCATCACCGGGGTGCACCTGTCGGCCGGCCCGGCCGGCGGGCCCGCGCTGCCCGACGGGGCGCGGCTGACCCTGGACCCGCGCGGCAACTTCACCATGCCGGAATTCCTGTCCCGGCTCGGCGCGCTGACCGACGGCGTGATCACCCCCGAGCTGGTGTCGGTGATCGACCGCGCCACCCGCTACGTCGACGGGCTGACCCCGCTGCTGGAGACCGTGCTGCTGGTCACCGGGGCCGTCGCCGCCGTGCAGACCGCCCCGACCGGCGACCTGGTCCGCAACGCCGCGGGCATCGCGGTGGCCGCACCCTCGTTCGTCGACGCCGTCACCAACGTGGCCGGCCGGCTCGACGGCGCCGGGCTGGCCGACCTCGACGAGCAGTTCTTCACCGACCGGTTCCTGGCAACCATCCAGCTGGCCTCGACCGGCCTGTTCGGCACCGTCGGCACCCTGCTGTCCAGCAACGTGCGCAACCTGCTGCCGGCCACCGAGGTGGTCCAGTCGCTGGCCCGGCCGGTGCCCAACATCGCCGCGACGGAGCAGATCTCGGAGTCGCTGGTGGAGCTGCGGACCCGCTTCGAGCGGATGTACGAGGGCTCCGGGGACCAGCGGGCGCTGCGGGTCCGGGTCACCCTGGACCAGCTGCCGGGTCTGGCCGCCGGGCTGCAGGCGATGGGGGCCACACCGTGA
- a CDS encoding MlaE family ABC transporter permease, with translation MTGAVTGALGAGPRFLRAVGQWTLFVGQTLWYLPLTVRRYRRQTWQAMNGLAWGRGSLIVDGGVLSVLLIMGAAMGASVAIEAFSILNLMGFGALSGIVGGVANVREMAPLVAGIAFAVQAGTRMTAEIGSMRISEEIDGTEAMGLHPIPFVVGSRLLGALACMIPGYLVVLITSFGAAHTVITAIRDQPAGTYRHYFVQFLSATDIGYSLSKAIVFCVLVTLIHCYYGYFADGGPVGVGEASGRAIRASLVSIVVVNFALTVALWGLRPEFVFTG, from the coding sequence ATGACCGGCGCGGTCACCGGCGCGCTGGGTGCCGGGCCCCGATTCCTGCGGGCCGTCGGCCAGTGGACGCTGTTCGTCGGCCAGACGCTGTGGTACCTGCCGCTGACGGTGCGCCGCTACCGCCGCCAGACCTGGCAGGCGATGAACGGGCTGGCCTGGGGCCGCGGCTCGCTGATCGTCGACGGCGGGGTGCTGTCGGTGCTGCTCATCATGGGCGCCGCGATGGGCGCCTCGGTGGCGATCGAGGCGTTCTCCATCCTGAACCTGATGGGCTTCGGCGCGCTGTCGGGCATCGTCGGCGGCGTCGCCAACGTCCGGGAGATGGCCCCGCTGGTGGCCGGCATCGCCTTCGCCGTGCAGGCCGGCACCCGGATGACCGCCGAGATCGGGTCGATGCGGATCTCCGAGGAGATCGACGGCACCGAGGCGATGGGCCTGCACCCGATCCCGTTCGTGGTGGGCAGCCGGCTGCTCGGGGCGCTGGCCTGCATGATCCCCGGCTACCTGGTGGTGCTGATCACCAGCTTCGGCGCCGCCCACACCGTCATCACCGCCATTCGCGACCAACCCGCGGGCACCTACCGGCACTACTTCGTGCAGTTCCTGTCCGCCACCGACATCGGCTACTCGCTGTCCAAGGCCATCGTGTTCTGCGTGCTGGTCACCCTGATCCACTGCTACTACGGCTACTTCGCCGACGGCGGCCCGGTCGGGGTGGGCGAGGCCTCCGGGCGGGCGATCCGCGCCAGCCTGGTGAGCATCGTGGTGGTCAACTTCGCCCTGACCGTGGCCCTGTGGGGCCTGCGACCCGAGTTCGTCTTCACCGGGTAG
- a CDS encoding ABC transporter permease, producing the protein MALTGTAPRPAAIPGQSLRSIGRGAVLAGSVVRYGVGDTVTLRLPVGELLVQAWTLLRVTATPALLMAIPIGALVSVQVGGLVNQLGATSMVGAASGFGVLRQGAPMAAGFLMGGVAAAAIASDLGARQIREELDALRAMGIDPVRRLVVPRVLALLLIAPLLCFAIIASAVTAAYLIAVGLNDVTPGSFWMSFGTFARTVDLWAAVAKTVVFAAIVGIVSSLRGIEARRGPRGVADAVNSAVVLNVVCIVIANVSITAALTMFVPMEIS; encoded by the coding sequence ATGGCGCTGACCGGCACCGCGCCCCGGCCTGCCGCCATCCCGGGGCAGAGCCTGCGCAGCATCGGCCGCGGCGCAGTGCTGGCCGGGTCCGTCGTTCGGTACGGCGTCGGCGACACCGTCACGCTGCGGCTGCCGGTCGGCGAACTGCTGGTGCAGGCCTGGACGCTGCTGCGGGTGACCGCCACCCCGGCCCTGCTGATGGCGATCCCGATCGGCGCACTGGTGTCGGTTCAGGTCGGCGGCCTGGTCAACCAGCTCGGCGCGACCTCCATGGTCGGGGCGGCCAGCGGTTTCGGGGTGCTGCGCCAGGGCGCCCCGATGGCCGCCGGATTCCTGATGGGCGGGGTCGCCGCCGCGGCCATCGCCTCCGACCTGGGCGCCCGGCAGATCCGGGAGGAACTCGACGCGCTGCGCGCGATGGGGATCGACCCGGTGCGCCGGCTGGTCGTCCCGCGGGTGCTGGCGCTGCTGCTGATCGCGCCGCTGCTGTGCTTCGCCATCATCGCCTCCGCGGTCACCGCGGCCTACCTGATCGCGGTGGGCCTCAACGACGTCACCCCGGGCAGCTTCTGGATGTCCTTCGGCACCTTCGCCCGGACCGTCGACCTGTGGGCCGCGGTCGCCAAAACGGTGGTGTTCGCCGCCATCGTCGGGATCGTCTCCTCGCTGCGCGGCATCGAGGCCCGCCGCGGCCCGCGCGGGGTGGCCGACGCGGTGAACTCGGCGGTGGTCCTCAACGTGGTGTGCATCGTGATCGCCAACGTCTCGATCACCGCCGCGCTGACCATGTTCGTGCCGATGGAGATCTCCTAG
- a CDS encoding LCP family protein, translated as MSRSRHRLPRKKPRRLPVLARVAMVVVSVGALSTTAFGWVKVHDVIGGITVSQALDAVDRSTGAGTNILLIGLDSRKDQHGDELPREILDKLHAGDSDSGGYNTNTLILMHVEPDGAGGENSVAFSIPRDDYVPFAGVPGYDHIKIKEAYGLTKAYVAEQLAEQGVADQQELETRGREAGRKATIKAVRELTGVPIDLFAEVNLAGFYGIAQSLGGVRVCLNHAVYDEYSGADFPAGLQTLDAAQSLAFVRQRHGLDNGDLDRTRRQQAFLLSVVRQLNSSGTFTDVGKLDALMDVAHKDVVLSQGWDPAQFKRLEALAGGAVEFRTLPVLRYQVVNGQDVNIVDPAAIRAEVAAAFGHPEPDAPATAPPNPDTVVDVVNAGETAGMAARVLADLTTRGFTAGQSRDPLADDPTVTAVGYGAGAESDARSAATALGIDTAAVAPDATLAPGRVRVVVDADFTPPPATEPVAAEIQTETETDAEPPASSAVTAGYTNSTAAGWADPSPAVGPPLGGDDIPCVN; from the coding sequence ATGTCGCGCAGCCGCCACCGGCTGCCGCGGAAGAAACCGCGGCGCCTCCCCGTCCTGGCGCGTGTCGCCATGGTCGTGGTGTCGGTCGGCGCGCTGAGCACCACCGCGTTCGGCTGGGTCAAGGTGCACGACGTGATCGGCGGGATCACCGTGTCGCAGGCCCTGGACGCCGTCGATCGGTCCACCGGGGCCGGCACCAACATCCTGCTGATCGGCCTGGACTCCCGCAAGGACCAGCACGGCGACGAACTGCCCAGGGAGATCCTGGACAAGCTGCACGCCGGCGACTCCGATTCCGGCGGCTACAACACCAACACGTTGATCCTGATGCATGTCGAACCGGACGGCGCGGGCGGGGAGAATTCCGTCGCGTTCTCCATCCCGCGCGACGACTACGTCCCGTTCGCCGGGGTGCCCGGCTACGACCACATCAAGATCAAGGAGGCCTACGGGCTGACCAAGGCCTACGTCGCCGAGCAACTCGCCGAGCAGGGCGTCGCCGATCAGCAGGAGCTGGAGACCCGCGGCCGGGAGGCCGGCCGCAAGGCCACCATCAAGGCGGTCCGGGAGCTGACCGGGGTGCCGATCGACCTGTTCGCCGAGGTGAATCTCGCCGGGTTCTACGGCATCGCCCAGAGCCTCGGCGGGGTGCGGGTGTGCCTGAACCACGCGGTGTACGACGAGTATTCCGGCGCGGACTTCCCGGCCGGCCTGCAGACCCTCGACGCCGCCCAGTCGCTGGCGTTCGTCCGGCAGCGGCACGGCCTGGACAACGGTGACCTGGATCGGACCCGGCGCCAGCAGGCGTTCCTGCTTTCGGTGGTGCGCCAGCTCAACAGCTCCGGCACCTTCACCGACGTGGGCAAGCTCGACGCGCTGATGGACGTCGCGCACAAGGACGTGGTGCTGTCCCAGGGCTGGGATCCCGCCCAGTTCAAGCGGCTGGAGGCGCTGGCGGGCGGCGCCGTGGAGTTCCGCACCCTGCCGGTGCTGCGCTACCAGGTGGTCAACGGCCAGGACGTCAACATCGTCGACCCGGCCGCGATCCGCGCCGAGGTGGCCGCCGCGTTCGGCCACCCCGAACCCGACGCGCCGGCCACCGCGCCGCCGAACCCGGACACCGTCGTCGACGTCGTCAACGCCGGCGAGACCGCCGGGATGGCCGCCCGGGTCTTGGCGGACCTGACCACCCGCGGCTTCACCGCCGGGCAGAGCCGCGATCCGCTGGCCGATGATCCGACCGTCACCGCGGTGGGCTACGGGGCGGGCGCCGAGTCCGACGCCCGGTCCGCCGCCACCGCGCTGGGCATCGACACCGCCGCGGTGGCGCCCGACGCCACGCTGGCACCGGGCCGGGTGCGGGTCGTCGTCGACGCCGACTTCACCCCGCCGCCGGCCACCGAACCGGTCGCGGCGGAAATCCAGACCGAGACCGAGACCGACGCCGAGCCGCCGGCGTCCTCGGCGGTGACCGCCGGGTACACCAATTCCACCGCGGCCGGCTGGGCCGACCCGAGCCCCGCCGTCGGCCCGCCGCTGGGCGGGGACGACATTCCCTGCGTGAACTGA
- a CDS encoding universal stress protein produces the protein MTILIGYPLKLRARAVTNLAAMLARTTGEDLVVCAVAPAPWMPGLSRADQGYRDYIDELIGGAHALARADLPTDLTVRYTSVSAKSAPAGLMETAAELAASCIVVGSSDSGQFGYVSLSSVADRLLHSSAVPVAVAPRGYRGGAAPVTRVTLAFTGGKHNSLLLVFARELAARYGCQLRLASFAVHLSPPETARFTTEGGQVLAEWTENIYAAAERALTPADGQAPAGPPEIVIGHGEDWDDAFEEIDWQPGDLLVVGSSEAGPIERVFLGSRATKIVRHSPVPVLVVPRAVARETAEDA, from the coding sequence ATGACGATCCTGATCGGCTACCCGCTGAAGCTGCGGGCCAGGGCGGTGACCAACCTGGCCGCCATGCTGGCCCGGACCACCGGCGAGGACCTGGTGGTGTGCGCGGTCGCCCCGGCGCCGTGGATGCCCGGGCTGTCCCGCGCGGACCAGGGCTACCGGGACTACATCGACGAGCTGATCGGCGGGGCGCACGCACTGGCCCGCGCCGACCTGCCCACCGACCTGACCGTGCGCTACACCTCGGTGTCGGCCAAGTCCGCGCCGGCCGGCCTGATGGAGACCGCCGCCGAGCTGGCCGCCAGCTGCATCGTGGTCGGCTCCTCGGACTCCGGGCAGTTCGGCTACGTCTCGCTGTCCAGCGTCGCCGACCGGCTGCTGCACAGCTCCGCGGTACCGGTGGCGGTCGCCCCCCGCGGCTACCGCGGCGGCGCCGCGCCGGTCACCCGGGTGACGCTGGCGTTCACCGGCGGCAAGCACAACTCGCTGCTGCTGGTGTTCGCCCGGGAACTGGCCGCCCGGTACGGCTGCCAGCTGCGGCTGGCCTCGTTCGCGGTGCATCTGTCGCCGCCGGAGACCGCCCGGTTCACCACCGAGGGCGGCCAGGTGCTGGCGGAGTGGACGGAGAACATCTACGCGGCCGCCGAGCGGGCGCTGACCCCGGCCGACGGCCAGGCGCCGGCCGGACCGCCGGAGATCGTCATCGGCCACGGCGAGGATTGGGACGACGCGTTCGAGGAGATCGACTGGCAACCCGGCGACCTGCTGGTGGTCGGCTCCAGCGAGGCCGGGCCGATCGAGCGGGTTTTTCTCGGTTCGCGGGCGACCAAGATCGTCCGGCATTCCCCGGTTCCGGTGCTGGTGGTGCCCCGCGCGGTGGCCCGAGAGACCGCCGAGGACGCCTGA
- a CDS encoding amino acid permease — protein MESARRRKPVESIAAETGLDSGGGDLSRSIGLIGLVSIGVGGTIGTGIFFILSEAVPHAGPAVIVSFLIAAVVAGLTALCYAELAGAVPVSGSSYSYAYTTLGEGVAVGVGACLLLEWGVAAAATSVGWSQYVNRFLLNAFDFTLPAQLSNAPEEGGWVNLPAIVLIIMCTLLLIRGVSESARVNAAMVGIKLLVLIGFVVIGSQGFDADNMKPFFLDTGIGGIGLAASIIFFTFVGLDGVAAAGEEAKNPRRNLPLALMISLLLVTVMYVAVALVAVGAQPTGDFENQKAGLSDILEKVVGSSWPGTALAVGAIISIFSVTLVSMYGQTRILFAMSRDGMVSPVFHKVNPRTLAPVQNTLIVAVVIAILAGFIPINFLAEMTSVGTLAAFVTVSIGVIILRRRAPELRRSFKVPLYPLTPILSIAGALWIISQLRPITLYVFIGWVALALVWYALYARGHSKLADHAPSLRELDGRP, from the coding sequence ATGGAAAGCGCCCGGCGCCGCAAGCCGGTCGAGTCGATCGCGGCGGAGACCGGGCTGGACAGCGGCGGCGGGGACCTCAGTCGCAGCATCGGGCTGATCGGGCTGGTCTCCATCGGCGTCGGCGGCACCATCGGCACCGGCATCTTCTTCATCCTGTCCGAGGCGGTGCCGCACGCCGGTCCGGCCGTCATCGTCTCGTTCCTGATCGCCGCGGTGGTGGCCGGGCTGACCGCGCTGTGCTACGCGGAGCTGGCCGGCGCGGTGCCGGTGTCGGGCTCGTCGTACTCCTACGCCTACACCACCCTCGGCGAGGGCGTCGCGGTCGGCGTCGGCGCCTGCCTGCTGCTGGAGTGGGGCGTGGCGGCGGCGGCCACCTCGGTCGGCTGGTCGCAGTACGTCAACCGGTTCCTGCTCAACGCCTTCGACTTCACCCTGCCGGCCCAGCTGTCCAACGCCCCCGAGGAGGGCGGCTGGGTCAACCTGCCGGCCATCGTGCTGATCATCATGTGCACCCTGCTGCTGATCCGCGGGGTCAGCGAGTCGGCGAGGGTCAACGCCGCCATGGTGGGGATCAAGCTGCTGGTGCTGATCGGGTTCGTGGTGATCGGTTCGCAGGGCTTCGACGCCGACAACATGAAGCCGTTCTTCCTGGACACCGGCATCGGCGGCATCGGCCTGGCGGCCAGCATCATCTTCTTCACCTTCGTCGGCCTGGACGGCGTCGCGGCCGCCGGCGAGGAGGCCAAGAACCCGCGGCGCAACCTGCCGCTGGCGCTGATGATCTCGCTGCTGCTGGTCACGGTGATGTACGTGGCGGTGGCGCTGGTCGCCGTCGGCGCCCAGCCGACCGGGGATTTCGAGAACCAGAAGGCGGGCCTGTCGGACATCCTGGAGAAGGTGGTCGGCTCGTCCTGGCCGGGCACCGCGCTGGCCGTCGGCGCGATCATCTCGATCTTCAGCGTCACCCTGGTGTCGATGTACGGCCAGACCCGCATCCTGTTCGCCATGTCGCGCGACGGCATGGTGTCGCCGGTCTTCCACAAGGTGAACCCCCGCACCCTGGCCCCGGTGCAGAACACCCTGATCGTCGCGGTGGTCATCGCGATCCTGGCCGGCTTCATCCCGATCAACTTCCTGGCGGAGATGACCAGCGTCGGCACCCTGGCCGCCTTCGTCACGGTGTCGATCGGCGTCATCATCCTGCGCCGCCGGGCCCCCGAGCTCAGGCGCAGCTTCAAGGTGCCGCTGTACCCGCTGACCCCGATCCTGTCGATCGCCGGTGCGCTGTGGATCATCAGCCAGCTGCGGCCGATCACGCTGTATGTGTTCATCGGCTGGGTGGCGCTGGCGCTGGTCTGGTACGCGCTCTACGCGCGCGGGCACTCCAAGCTGGCCGACCATGCGCCGTCGCTGCGGGAGCTGGACGGCCGGCCATGA
- a CDS encoding response regulator transcription factor: MDTMTVSKATATSKAAAEPEARVLVVDDEANIVELLSVSLKFQGFEVHTAGNGPAALDRAREVRPDAVILDVMMPGMDGFGVLRRLRADGIDAPALFLTARDSLQDKIAGLTLGGDDYVTKPFSLEEVVARLRVILRRAGRGAAAPKSCRLTFSDIELDEDTHEVWKAGEPVALSPTEFTLLRYFVINAGTVLSKPKILDHVWRYDFGGDVNVVESYVSYLRRKVDTGEKRLLHTLRGVGYVLREPR; encoded by the coding sequence ATGGACACCATGACAGTCTCGAAGGCGACGGCGACCTCGAAGGCGGCGGCTGAACCGGAGGCCCGGGTTCTGGTGGTCGACGACGAAGCCAACATCGTCGAACTGCTGAGCGTGAGCCTGAAGTTCCAGGGGTTCGAGGTGCACACCGCCGGCAACGGGCCGGCCGCCCTGGACCGGGCCAGGGAAGTGCGCCCGGACGCGGTGATCCTGGACGTGATGATGCCCGGGATGGACGGCTTCGGGGTGCTGCGCCGGCTGCGCGCCGACGGCATCGACGCCCCGGCGCTGTTCCTCACCGCCCGCGACAGCCTGCAGGACAAGATCGCCGGGCTGACCCTGGGCGGGGACGACTACGTCACCAAGCCGTTCAGCCTGGAGGAGGTGGTGGCCCGGCTGCGGGTCATCCTGCGCCGCGCCGGCCGGGGAGCGGCGGCGCCGAAGAGCTGCCGGCTGACGTTCTCCGACATCGAACTCGACGAGGACACCCACGAGGTGTGGAAGGCCGGCGAGCCGGTGGCGCTGTCGCCGACCGAGTTCACCCTGCTGCGCTACTTCGTCATCAACGCGGGCACCGTGCTGAGCAAGCCGAAGATCCTCGACCACGTGTGGCGCTACGACTTCGGCGGTGACGTCAACGTCGTCGAGTCCTACGTCTCCTACCTGCGGCGCAAGGTCGACACCGGGGAGAAGCGGCTGCTGCACACGCTGCGCGGCGTCGGCTACGTGCTGCGCGAGCCACGCTGA